One Allostreptomyces psammosilenae DNA segment encodes these proteins:
- the dprA gene encoding DNA-processing protein DprA gives MTAHTPDDSGDERRARAILTHLAEPGDSRMGRILRELPAAEVLRILTDGGSLPDTDDTRTAAYRSRLGGVPADAGLDRCGELDGRFVIPGDPEWPTQLDDLQDARPFGLWVRGTGSLRLHALRSVAVVGARACTDYGAHVAAQLGAELTEAGWTVVSGMAYGVDAAAHRGAIAAGGPTVAVLACGVDTPYPRAHTTLMDGILSAGLVVSELPLAYHPTRARFVLRNRTIAALTRGTVVVEAALRSGASVTARNARELGRFQMACPGPVTSALSSGTHRLIRDGAVLVTSAADVIELIGRIGVDLAPEPAASPPRLTDLLEPTTLRVLEALPAHGSTEPVQITVATGVEEGEVLRCLHELAALGCVIRQGRVWRLS, from the coding sequence ATGACGGCCCACACGCCGGACGACAGCGGCGACGAGCGACGCGCCCGCGCGATCCTCACCCACCTCGCCGAACCCGGTGACAGCCGGATGGGCCGCATCCTGCGAGAGCTGCCCGCCGCCGAGGTGCTCCGGATCCTCACCGACGGCGGCTCCCTGCCCGACACCGACGACACCCGCACCGCCGCCTACCGTTCCCGGCTGGGCGGAGTCCCCGCCGACGCCGGGCTCGACCGGTGCGGCGAACTGGACGGACGTTTCGTCATCCCCGGTGACCCCGAGTGGCCCACCCAGCTCGACGACCTCCAGGACGCCCGCCCGTTCGGGCTGTGGGTGCGCGGCACGGGCTCGCTGCGCCTGCACGCCCTGCGCTCGGTCGCCGTCGTGGGGGCTCGTGCCTGCACCGACTACGGGGCTCACGTCGCCGCCCAACTCGGGGCCGAACTGACCGAGGCGGGCTGGACGGTGGTGTCCGGCATGGCGTACGGCGTCGACGCGGCCGCCCACCGGGGGGCGATCGCTGCCGGCGGCCCGACCGTCGCGGTGCTCGCCTGCGGCGTGGACACCCCGTACCCGCGGGCGCACACCACGCTCATGGACGGCATCCTCTCCGCCGGACTCGTGGTCAGCGAGCTGCCGCTCGCCTACCACCCCACCCGAGCCCGCTTCGTGCTGCGCAACCGCACCATCGCCGCCCTCACCCGAGGCACGGTGGTGGTGGAGGCGGCGCTGCGCAGCGGCGCGTCGGTGACCGCACGCAACGCCAGAGAGCTGGGGCGTTTCCAGATGGCCTGTCCCGGCCCGGTGACTTCCGCGCTCTCCAGCGGAACCCACCGCCTGATCCGGGACGGCGCCGTGCTCGTCACGTCGGCAGCCGACGTCATCGAGCTGATCGGGCGGATCGGCGTCGACCTCGCGCCGGAGCCGGCCGCGTCCCCGCCCCGCCTCACGGACCTGCTGGAGCCCACCACGCTCCGGGTCCTGGAGGCGCTGCCCGCCCACGGCTCGACGGAGCCCGTCCAGATCACCGTCGCAACGGGAGTCGAGGAGGGCGAGGTGCTCCGGTGCCTCCACGAACTCGCCGCCCTCGGGTGTGTGATCCGGCAGGGACGGGTGTGGCGACTCTCGTGA
- the whiG gene encoding RNA polymerase sigma factor WhiG yields MPQHTPGRDGAVGAVPHPGPAPDSHARGPSTGTPPRTTSGASRRGTTPALARLWQDYKRTGDKRLRDQLILHYSPLVKYVAGRVGVGLPSNVEQADFVSSGVFGLIDAIEKFDPERAIKFETYAISRIRGAIIDELRALDWIPRSVRQKARAVEQAYTVLEARLRRTPTEPEVAREMGITTEELHAIFGRLSLANVVALDELLQVGQDGGDKLSLVDTLEDTAADNPVEVAEDRELRRLLAKAISTLAEREKTVVTLYYYENLTLAEIGQVLSVTESRVSQIHTKAVLQLRAKLADVR; encoded by the coding sequence ATGCCCCAGCACACCCCAGGGCGTGACGGCGCCGTCGGTGCGGTACCGCACCCCGGTCCGGCCCCGGACAGCCACGCACGTGGCCCGTCCACCGGAACGCCGCCCAGAACGACCTCCGGCGCCTCCCGCCGTGGCACGACGCCCGCCCTGGCCCGCCTGTGGCAGGACTACAAACGCACCGGCGACAAACGCCTGCGGGACCAACTCATCCTCCACTACTCCCCGCTGGTCAAGTACGTGGCCGGACGCGTGGGAGTGGGCCTGCCCAGCAACGTCGAACAGGCCGACTTCGTCTCCTCGGGCGTGTTCGGGCTCATCGACGCCATCGAGAAGTTCGATCCCGAACGCGCCATCAAGTTCGAGACCTACGCCATCAGCCGCATCCGCGGGGCGATCATCGACGAACTCCGCGCCCTCGACTGGATCCCCCGCTCCGTCCGGCAGAAGGCACGCGCCGTCGAACAGGCGTACACGGTCCTGGAGGCGCGGCTGCGGCGCACACCGACGGAACCCGAGGTCGCCCGGGAGATGGGCATCACCACCGAGGAACTGCACGCCATCTTCGGCAGGCTGTCCCTCGCCAACGTGGTCGCCCTGGACGAACTGCTGCAGGTCGGCCAGGACGGCGGCGACAAGCTGAGCCTGGTGGACACACTGGAGGACACCGCCGCCGACAACCCGGTGGAGGTGGCCGAGGACCGCGAACTGCGCCGCCTGCTCGCCAAGGCGATCAGCACCCTGGCCGAACGCGAGAAGACGGTCGTCACCCTCTACTACTACGAGAACCTCACCCTCGCGGAGATCGGCCAGGTCCTCAGCGTCACCGAGAGCCGGGTCAGCCAGATCCACACCAAGGCCGTCCTCCAGCTGCGCGCCAAGCTGGCGGACGTGCGCTGA
- a CDS encoding TetR/AcrR family transcriptional regulator — protein sequence MAEHRTMQRRALLDAARDLLATGGMAALTFPALAERTGLARSSVYEYFRSRAAVVEELCAVDFPAWAALIEAEVSTADSPEGRIEAYVRAQLDMVRRPEHRAVVAISTLELDQAARERIRAAHGELLALMVSALEELGHARPVLAAALLQGVVESAVRRLECPTAEEPEEIVEAAVRLALHGVRSR from the coding sequence GTGGCCGAACACCGGACGATGCAGCGCAGGGCCCTGCTGGACGCGGCGCGGGACCTGCTCGCCACTGGCGGCATGGCGGCCCTGACGTTCCCGGCCCTGGCCGAACGCACCGGTCTGGCCCGATCCTCCGTCTACGAGTACTTCCGCTCGCGTGCCGCGGTCGTGGAGGAACTGTGCGCCGTCGACTTTCCCGCCTGGGCGGCGCTCATCGAGGCCGAGGTGTCCACCGCCGACTCGCCTGAGGGCCGCATCGAGGCATACGTCAGGGCCCAGCTCGACATGGTGCGTCGGCCCGAGCACCGCGCCGTGGTCGCGATCTCCACGCTGGAACTGGACCAGGCGGCGCGGGAACGGATCCGCGCGGCGCACGGGGAACTCCTCGCACTCATGGTGTCCGCCCTCGAGGAGTTGGGGCACGCCCGCCCCGTGCTGGCGGCCGCCCTGCTTCAGGGCGTGGTGGAGTCGGCCGTGCGCCGACTGGAGTGCCCCACGGCCGAGGAACCCGAGGAGATCGTGGAGGCGGCGGTTCGGCTCGCCCTGCACGGCGTGCGGAGCCGCTGA